A region from the Bubalus kerabau isolate K-KA32 ecotype Philippines breed swamp buffalo chromosome 23, PCC_UOA_SB_1v2, whole genome shotgun sequence genome encodes:
- the LOC129637303 gene encoding 60S ribosomal protein L30-like — translation MVAAKKTKKSLESINSRLQLVMKSGKYVLGYKQTLKMIRQGKAKLVILANNCPALRKSETEYCAILAKTGVHHYSGNNIELGTACGKHYRVCTLAIIDPGDSDIIRSMPEQTGEK, via the coding sequence ATGGTGGCCGCAAAGAAGACGAAAAAGTCACTGGAGTCGATCAACTCTAGGCTCCAGCTGGTTATGAAAAGTGGAAAGTACGTGCTGGGGTACAAACAGACTCTCAAAATGATCAGACAAGGCAAAGCGAAACTGGTCATCCTAGCCAACAACTGCCCAGCCTTGAGGAAATCTGAAACAGAGTATTGCGCCATATTGGCCAAAACTGGTGTCCATCACTACAGTGGCAATAATATTGAATTGGGCACAGCATGTGGAAAACACTACAGAGTATGCACACTGGCTATCATTgatccaggtgattctgatattaTTAGAAGCATGCCAGAACAGACTGGTGAAAAGTAA
- the LOC129637302 gene encoding group 10 secretory phospholipase A2-like isoform X2 produces the protein MAPLPLCPKVGLLLLLLLGSGPGLRAAPQRSHVHRRGLIGLAGTIDCVGPRPALVYVKYGCFCGLGGHGQPQDAIDWCCHAHDCCYTHAENSGCNPKLQPYSWNCVNQSVKCEPTEDKCQELICKCDQEFAHCLARAEYNIKYLFYPHFLCGNYSPECD, from the exons ATGGCTCCGCTGCCTTTGTGCCCGAAGGTagggctgttgctgctgctgctcctgggaTCTGGACCCGGGCTCAGAGCAG CTCCCCAGAGGTCACATGTGCACCGACGTGGGCTCATAGGACTGGCCGGGACTATTGACTGTGTTGGCCCTCGCCCTGCCTTGGTCTACGTGAAATACGGCTGCTTTTGTGGTCTGGGGGGCCATGGCCAGCCCCAGGATGCTATAGACTG GTGCTGTCATGCGCACGACTGCTGCTATACACATGCCGAGAACTCCGGCTGCAATCCCAAGTTGCAGCCCTACTCCTGGAATTGTGTCAATCAGAGTGTCAAGTGTG AACCAACGGAGGACAAATGCCAAGAACTCATATGCAAGTGTGACCAGGAGTTTGCTCACTGCTTAGCCCGGGCAGAGTACAACATTAAGTACCTCTTCTATCCCCATTTCTTGTGTGGGAACTACTCACCCGAGTGTGACTGA
- the LOC129637302 gene encoding group 10 secretory phospholipase A2-like isoform X1: MAPLPLCPKVGLLLLLLLGSGPGLRAAPQRSHVHRRGLIGLAGTIDCVGPRPALVYVKYGCFCGLGGHGQPQDAIDWCCHAHDCCYTHAENSGCNPKLQPYSWNCVNQSVKCGTVQPWSFSGSSSEVPSPPGHVPRVWPVEILLPLEVGTFSILMWILWKQPGKDEVMCPKELYPWLSCLPPSSCFTVPVEEIWKDLINQRRTNAKNSYASVTRSLLTA; the protein is encoded by the exons ATGGCTCCGCTGCCTTTGTGCCCGAAGGTagggctgttgctgctgctgctcctgggaTCTGGACCCGGGCTCAGAGCAG CTCCCCAGAGGTCACATGTGCACCGACGTGGGCTCATAGGACTGGCCGGGACTATTGACTGTGTTGGCCCTCGCCCTGCCTTGGTCTACGTGAAATACGGCTGCTTTTGTGGTCTGGGGGGCCATGGCCAGCCCCAGGATGCTATAGACTG GTGCTGTCATGCGCACGACTGCTGCTATACACATGCCGAGAACTCCGGCTGCAATCCCAAGTTGCAGCCCTACTCCTGGAATTGTGTCAATCAGAGTGTCAAGTGTG gaacagtGCAACCTTGGAGCTTCAGTGGCTCTTCCTCAGAAGTCCCTAGCCCACCAGGTCATGTTCCAAGGGTGTGGCCCGTGGAAATTTTACTG CCCTTAGAAGTAGGTACTTTTAGTATCCTCATGTGGATCCTGTGGAAGCAGCCTGGGAAGGATGAAGTGATGTGTCCAAAGGAACTATATCCATGGCTGAGCTGCCTACCTCCAAGCTCATGCTTTACTGTGCCTGTGGAAGAAATTTGGAAGGATTTAATA AACCAACGGAGGACAAATGCCAAGAACTCATATGCAAGTGTGACCAGGAGTTTGCTCACTGCTTAG